The following proteins come from a genomic window of Acinonyx jubatus isolate Ajub_Pintada_27869175 chromosome C1, VMU_Ajub_asm_v1.0, whole genome shotgun sequence:
- the LOC113596245 gene encoding small cysteine and glycine repeat-containing protein 7, protein MGCCGCGSCGGCGGGCGGCGSGCGGCGGGCGGGCGGGCGSCTTCRCYRVGCCSSCCPCCCGCCGGCCSVPVVCCCRRSCGCGSCGCGKGCCQQTCCCKKPCCS, encoded by the coding sequence ATGGGGTGCTGTGGCTGCGGAAGTTGCGGTggctgcggcggcggctgcggTGGCTGCGGTAGTGgctgcggcggctgcggcggcggctgcggcggcggctgcggcggcggctgcggcagCTGCACCACCTGCAGGTGCTACCGGGTGGGCTGCTGCTCCAGCTGCTGTCCCTGCTGCTGCGGCTGCTGCGGGGGCTGCTGCAGCGTCCCCGTGgtctgctgctgccgccgctcgTGTGGCTGCGGCTCGTGCGGCTGCGGGAAGGGCTGTTGTCAGCAGACGTGCTGTTGCAAGAAGCCGTGCTGCAGCTAG